Genomic window (Electrophorus electricus isolate fEleEle1 chromosome 25, fEleEle1.pri, whole genome shotgun sequence):
GGTTTTCACTTTGGCacaaaatttcattttcatacGTAAAGAAGAATCAGAGAGCTGAGCTCCGCCAATCAAAGAAACAGCAGAGGGACTGtccatttaaatacaaaaatggtTTCAGACAGTCTTTAGTAGTGTCAAGATAGTACTCAGTTTTCCATTTCAGTTATGCTTACTGTAATAAATATCACCGTCTCCAAATATTAGCATTTATTGAGGGAGTCTGGCACCTTAAAGTTGTACTGGTTTTAACTGAACTTTTATCTGAAACatataacacatttatataatgtacAAACAAATTCCCCAGCAGCAGTTTATTGCTATAAAAGAATCAATTATAAACAACCTGTCCccgccccccccaaacacacacaaatacacttgcGCGTGGCCCACACACACGGTCATATGCAGATAAACCGAATCCAATTTCGTCATAAAGCGAAGGGTTTGACACGaagacaggaaagaaaaataaaaagtaaacaaaaaaaattcattcAATTTTTGTCAACACCGTTATGCTTTCTGAATACTGTCCCAGAATATCGCGAGGGCTCTGAACAGAGGAGGGCAGTGGACAGCACGTCTGGGACGGCTGTGAGCGAAACGCTGACGAcagcctccctctctgcatTCTGGCAAGTCACCTGTTCCAGAGGTTACCACGGAAACACTTAAGCAAGGGACCCAGGACTGGGTGTGCGTATGTTTATTCATCCTGAAATGGAAGGAAAAATACCACGGCTGCTTGGCACTAGCGTCGCTGCGAGTCCAGCAAGAGTGTGTGCAAAAAGGGTGAGTAGCTGTCGACGGGAGGCCTGCTCTGCGCAGTAACACTGCTCCTCTCGGCTGGACTCTGGCCCACGGCACAGCGCTCTGCAGAGCTGGACATAATGTGTGCTCTCCTGCCAAAGGAAGCAGTGTGGCACCGACTCCTGCTGTGGCAAAGTGAGCATAAAGATGGCAAAGAAAGGAGGTAGAAgaagaaatgcaaagaaaaacaggagagagagagtgagaggcgCCACAGGCACTTTAGAAATACATGTCCTGAAAAAGGGTTTGGCCCATATCGATGTAGGCCTCCTTCTCCTGGGCGCTCATCTGTTCCACCAGGTCAGGCCTCTGGCTCACCACCCTGTACGAGTAGGATCGCCCCCCCACCATCACGACCGGATCGTCACCCACTTCCTCGAACTCATCTTCCTCGTCGtcgtcgtcctcctcctcctgcctcccCAGCCTCAGCATGGAGGTGGCCATGTGGGCGGAAGGCTGGGCTGGAGAGTCCTCGTCCGACTCGCTGGTGTCGCTCTCGGAGTCGCTGGCGTTGACCGCCGAGAGGGTGGGCTTGGACGCGGCTCCGCCCGCCGGGCCGCTGCCGCTCCTTTTCTCGTGAATCAGGAGGGCACGCATCACTTCCTCGTTCTCGTCCGACGCTTGGCCACGCCCGGCCATGCCCTCCCGGGTCATCAAGGAGTCCTCGCCAGCTGGAGTGTAGAAACAAACACCGCTGAATACAACACTCCTCAGCTGTCACAGATGGGTTTGTCCTGTTGCCTCAAATGTATACTAACAAAATGCAGAACTTATTACAGAATTTAAAGCCATGTCATGGAAACTGAGAACAACAAGATGATGACTTAAGTAAATTTATTTCCATAGTTGATGAGAGACGTGTTTCCCTTCTAAAAAATATAGATGTAGCAcccaatgcaaaaaaaaccccaaaacccaTGGCCAGATAGACATATTTGTTTTAGATATCTGAGGTACCATCTCAGTGTTTTTGAAGTCTCTAAAGAGCTacaagtaaaacaaataaacatagaaGTGGCTATAAGATCATTTAATCATAACATCTGGTCATTTGCAAACATGCATCACAAAGGCCAGACTTGCCAAAATAACCAAAACTGGTCGCtgataataaaattattttcgaGAAACCCTGCTCCAGAATGCTGTGCTGGTACTCACAGTTCTTGAGGGTGTCTGTCTCACTGTAGGCCCCATCCACGGTGCTCTGAGTCAGCCAGACTGGCCTCTCTTTAAGGGCCTTGGCCTCGGCCGCCTGCGTCTGCTGGGGCTCCTGGTCCTCCATGCTGATTACCACGTTCTGCGTGTACAGGTCGGCGTACGATGAGTCCTTTGTCCTCCAGACTTCACGGCCCATGGCTCCGGCCATTGCCGGCCCTCCGGACAGCGTTGCACGCTCCCggctgcggggggggggggggtgaatagAGACACACATTTGCATGGTAGGTTACAATGATAAAAGATCACAGATTTCACTCGGTGGAAAAAAAGACCCGAGAGCAGAAAGGAAGTTTCCCCCCTGCTGGACATGGCATGTTACCTTTCAACACCTTGAAAGTAATGTTATATGTAACTAGTCTTTATCATACGGTCTGACTGATACCGAGGTAATGGTTAATCTGTGTAGAGGACCTAGATAAAAGTTGCAGCAAAAGggatcagacagacaggaacTGGAACGTTAAACTGCAGTCTATCAAGCACCCAAAATCTACACGGCTCGGCCTGAGAGTGAACGAGAGGGGGACAGTCCAACCTCTGCTTCAGGGCAGGGATTTCTGTAGGCTCTGGCTCCAGCAGGTCATGTGACAGGTTGACGTCTTCGGTCTCCCGTAGGAGCACATAAATGGGCTCGATCTGCTCGTTGAAGCGAGCAACCAGCGTGCGGGCATCCTTCTTCGGCATAGCCGACTCATCCTCCTCTACCTCAGTCTGACAGAATGTACAGCGGAATGTCCCTGAATGGGGAGAGAGACGCGTAGAACATCAACAGCAGTACGCATGCTTAATTCAGTGGCACACACTGCTTTATAAAACCTTACACTTCGATACTGCTAGTAAACAGAGTGGCTGGTGGCTTGGCATAAGGGGCAAGACTGGTTTGCCATCTGGTGCTGAAGTTATTTACAGCCACACTGATGGTAGAACACacag
Coding sequences:
- the gtf2e1 gene encoding general transcription factor IIE subunit 1 — protein: MTEPELLTEVPAALKRLAKQVVRGFYGIEHALALDVLIRNACVREEDMLELLKFDRKQLRSVLNTLKGDKFVKCRMRVETAPDGKTTRHNYYFINYRLLVNVVKYKLDHMRRRIETDERDSTNRASFRCPCCHSTFTDLEANQLFDPLTGTFRCTFCQTEVEEDESAMPKKDARTLVARFNEQIEPIYVLLRETEDVNLSHDLLEPEPTEIPALKQSRERATLSGGPAMAGAMGREVWRTKDSSYADLYTQNVVISMEDQEPQQTQAAEAKALKERPVWLTQSTVDGAYSETDTLKNSGEDSLMTREGMAGRGQASDENEEVMRALLIHEKRSGSGPAGGAASKPTLSAVNASDSESDTSESDEDSPAQPSAHMATSMLRLGRQEEEDDDDEEDEFEEVGDDPVVMVGGRSYSYRVVSQRPDLVEQMSAQEKEAYIDMGQTLFQDMYF